GACATCGCCGACGAACTGCCCTTCGAATGGAGGGGATGAGCGCGCCCGAGCTCAGCGTGGTGATCGTCTCGTATCGCTGCGCCGACCTGCTGGCCGAATGCCTCGACAGCCTCGGGGAGAGCCGGTCGGACGTGCAGATGGAGGTCATGGTCGTCGACAACGCCTCGGGCGACGACACCGTGGCCGTGGCCCGGTCGTACGAGTGGGTCGACGTGGAGGCGCTCGACGACAACGTGGGATTCGCGCGCGCCAACAACCGCGCCATGGATCGCAGCCGCGGACGGGCCGTGCTGGTGCTCAACCCCGACACCGTGCTGCCCGCCGGGTCGCTGCGCGCATGCCTCGACTACCTGTGGCAGCACCCGGACATCGGCCTGCTCACGCCGAAGCTCGTCGACCGCGAGGGGCGGCTCGACCGCCGCTGCCATCGCGGCTACCCCACCATGTGGTCGTCGTTCTGCTACTTCACCACGCTCGACCGCCGCCTGAAGGGGCCGCGCTCGCGTTGGTACACGATGGGCCACCTGCCGGAGGACGAGGCCACCGACGTCGAGAGCGTGTCGGGCGCCTTCATGCTCATGCCCGCCGACGCCATGCGACGCGTGGGCGGCTTCGACGAGCAGTTCTTCATGTACGCCGAGGACATCGACCTCTCCCTGCGCTTCATCGAAGCCGGATACCGCGTGTGGTACTGGCCCGGCGTGGAGGTGGTGCACGTGGGCGCGGGATCAAACGTGGCGGGCCAGCGCCCGCCTGCCGCGAACGCCGCCTACTTCCGCACCATGGCGCCATTCATACGCAAGCACTCACCCGGCGTGCGGGGAGAGATCACGGCGCTGGCCGCATGGGGCGCCGGAGAGCTGATGCTGGCTGCCACCGAGGCCAGACGCCGGCTGGGCAGGGGCGCGTGATGACGCACGCGCAGGCCCCCTGGTGGCGGCGCCTCTGGGCCGCGCACGCCCCGTTGGTGGTGCTCGGCGCGATCATCCTCGTGGGGGTGATCGAACGGCTCTACCGCTTCACCGCACCGATCCTCGACCAGCACTTCTTTCGCCAGACCCAGACCGCAAGCCAGGTGTGGCTGTGGGATCGCTTCGGCTTCTCGCTCTTCGACTACCACGTGCCGATGTTCGGCGGCGGGTACTGGGTGCTGGAGTTCCCCTGGTACCAGGACGTGGTGTACGGCCTCTCGCTCGTGTTCGGTTTTCACGAGGAGCTCGGGCGGGTGGTATCGATCGCCGCCTTCGTCGCCTCGGCGTATCTGCTCTACGAGATCGGTCGCCGCCTGCTCGGCTCGCGCGCCGCGGCCATCGCGGCAGTGGCATTCCTCGCGTTCATGCCGATCACGGTGTTCTACTACCGCGCGTTCCTCATCGACCCGTTCATCATCGCCTTCGCGCTGCTCATGGTGCTCGCGGCGATTCGGATGAGCGAACGCATGACATGGACCTGGCTCGCGACCTTCCTAATCGCCACTTTCGTCACCGCGCTCGGCAAGGCCAACTTGCTTGTTGTGTTCGCGCTGCCCGTGCTCGCGCTCCTTTATCGCGGCTTCGTGCGGCGGCGCGCGAGTCGCGCCCAATGGGTCGTGCTGGTCGGCGGCGGCGTGGTTGTGCTGGCGGCGCTCGTTGCGTGGACCCGGCATGCAGATGCCATCAACCTCGCATCGAACGGAATGACCTACTCAAACATGCGCTGGTGGTACTTCGGCAGCCGCGTATTCGATGCGCAATTGTGGACAACGATCGGGGAACGATTTGTCGACAACCTGAGTCCCCTTGGAGTCGTCATGGTCGCTCTTGGGGTTGCGGCAATTCCCCGCCTCAGGTCTGGCTACCGCGTTGAACTCATCCTGCTCGCGCTCTCTGTCCCAGTCTCAATCAGCATCTTCGCGAACCTCAACTTCGTCCACGACTACTACCAGTTGCCGTACTACGCAACGCTGAGCCTGCTTGGCGGGCTCGGCGTGTGGAGCGTCGCCTCTCTTGCCCTTAGGGTTTCCCGCGGATCGGCCTTCCAGTTAGCCGCCGGGCTGCTCCTTGGTCTGGTAGGCATATGGTCCTACACGCTCTTCGTCGGGACCTTCTTCAGCAAGAACGCCCTCGGCGCTCTGGGTCTCAGCGAAACCGGCGCCGTCATTCGTGACAACACTCCCGACAAGCCAATCATCACACTCGGCGAGGGTGATGATCCACGTGAGCCCACGGTGCTCTACGAGGCCCGGCGCATCGGCTGGCGACTGGACTCCCTTGAGCCCCGCACCGCCACTCGGCAGATCACTGAGGCCCGTGACCTAGGGGCGATCGTCGTGTTCAAAGGTCCATCGGGCGTGCCAGCTTGGGTCATCCCGGCGGCCGAAAAGCGTGGGCTCAAGGCCACCCTGGAAACGCCCCAGATGCTGATCTTCACCTGAGTGCCACGATGAAGAGATACCTCGTCACCGGCGGATGCGGGTTCGTGGGCTCGCGCATGTGCCTCGGCATCCGCGCGGCCGACCCATCGGCAGAGGTCGTCGCCTTCGACAACCTTCGCCGCCGCGGCAGCGAGATCAACGTGGTCGACTTGGGCGCCGCAGGGATCACGGTCGCCCACGGCGACATCCGCATGGCCGCCGACCTCGATGACCTCGACGGCACCTTCGACGTGGTGTTCGACGCCGCTGCCGAGCCCAGCGTGCACGCCGGCACCACCGGCAGCCCCCGCTACGTGATCGACACCAATCTCGGTGGCACGGTGAACCTGCTCGAGTTCGCCCGACGGCGTGCCAAGACCTTCGTGCTGCTCAGCACCTCTCGTGTGTACGCCATCGACGCCCTGCGCGGCATCGAGACCGTCGAGGGGGACACCCGGTTCGAAGTCACAGCTACTCAGGCGCTTCCCGGCGTTGGCCCCGAGGGCGTGTCCGAGGCGTTTCCCACCGATGGTGCGCGCTCGTACTACGGCGCCAGCAAGCTGGCCAGCGAGATGCTGGCCCAGGAGTACGCCGCGGCCAGCGGCCTCGAGGTGATCATCAACCGCTGCGGCGTGCTGGCGGGTGCGGGCCAGTTCGGCAAGGTCGACCAGGGGGTCATCGCCCTCTGGGTGGCATCGCACATCTACGACCGGCCGCTGAAGTACATCGGCTTCGGCGGCACCGGCAAGCAGGTGCGCGACCTCATGCACCCCGACGACCTCCTCGCACTGGTGATGCGCCAGATCGACATGGCGCCATCCATCAGCGGTGAGGTATTCAACGTGGGCGGGGGGCTCCCCATCAGCGTGTCGCTGCTCGAGCTCACCGCCCTGTGCCGCGATCGCACCGGCAACGAGGTGCCCATCACACCCGTGCCCGAGACCGCCGCGGTTGACGTGCCGGTATACCTCACCGATACCGCACGGGTGCGCGAGGCCACCGGATGGTCGCCTTCGCGCGATGCATCCACGATCGTCGATGGCATCGCCACGTGGATCGAAGGCGACATCGATCGGCTTCGGCCCATCTTCACCTAGAAACCTTCCGGAGGAGTACTGAGTGTCACTTGCCATCGTCACAGGATCGTCCGGGCTCATCGGCAGCGAGATGTCGCGCTATCTCGATGCCCGCGGCTGGGACGTGATCGGCATCGACAATGACATGCGGGCGTACTTCTTCGGCGATGAGGCCTCCACCCAGTGGAATGCCGATCGGCTGAAGGCGGACCTCTCACGATTCCGTCTCGAGACGCTGGACATCCGCGATACCGACGCCGTGATGAAGCTCTTCAAGAACCTCGGGTCGTCGATCGAGTTGGTGGTGCACTGCGCAGCCCAGCCCAGCCACGACTGGGCGGCCCGCGAGCCACTTACGGACTTCGGGGTGAACGCCAACGGCACACTCAACCTGCTCGAGGCCACGCGGCTGCATGCACCTGATGCCGTGTTCGCCTTCATGAGCACCAACAAGGTGTACGGCGACGCCCCGAACGACCTGCCGCTCATCGAGACCGACACCCGGTGGGAGCTCGACCCCACCAACCCCTGGGCCGAGCACGGGTTCGACGAGCACCTGCGCATCGACCAGAGCAAGCACAGCC
Above is a genomic segment from Actinomycetota bacterium containing:
- a CDS encoding glycosyltransferase family 2 protein, whose amino-acid sequence is MEGMSAPELSVVIVSYRCADLLAECLDSLGESRSDVQMEVMVVDNASGDDTVAVARSYEWVDVEALDDNVGFARANNRAMDRSRGRAVLVLNPDTVLPAGSLRACLDYLWQHPDIGLLTPKLVDREGRLDRRCHRGYPTMWSSFCYFTTLDRRLKGPRSRWYTMGHLPEDEATDVESVSGAFMLMPADAMRRVGGFDEQFFMYAEDIDLSLRFIEAGYRVWYWPGVEVVHVGAGSNVAGQRPPAANAAYFRTMAPFIRKHSPGVRGEITALAAWGAGELMLAATEARRRLGRGA
- a CDS encoding DUF2142 domain-containing protein; protein product: MGRRRADAGCHRGQTPAGQGRVMTHAQAPWWRRLWAAHAPLVVLGAIILVGVIERLYRFTAPILDQHFFRQTQTASQVWLWDRFGFSLFDYHVPMFGGGYWVLEFPWYQDVVYGLSLVFGFHEELGRVVSIAAFVASAYLLYEIGRRLLGSRAAAIAAVAFLAFMPITVFYYRAFLIDPFIIAFALLMVLAAIRMSERMTWTWLATFLIATFVTALGKANLLVVFALPVLALLYRGFVRRRASRAQWVVLVGGGVVVLAALVAWTRHADAINLASNGMTYSNMRWWYFGSRVFDAQLWTTIGERFVDNLSPLGVVMVALGVAAIPRLRSGYRVELILLALSVPVSISIFANLNFVHDYYQLPYYATLSLLGGLGVWSVASLALRVSRGSAFQLAAGLLLGLVGIWSYTLFVGTFFSKNALGALGLSETGAVIRDNTPDKPIITLGEGDDPREPTVLYEARRIGWRLDSLEPRTATRQITEARDLGAIVVFKGPSGVPAWVIPAAEKRGLKATLETPQMLIFT
- a CDS encoding NAD-dependent epimerase/dehydratase family protein, with protein sequence MKRYLVTGGCGFVGSRMCLGIRAADPSAEVVAFDNLRRRGSEINVVDLGAAGITVAHGDIRMAADLDDLDGTFDVVFDAAAEPSVHAGTTGSPRYVIDTNLGGTVNLLEFARRRAKTFVLLSTSRVYAIDALRGIETVEGDTRFEVTATQALPGVGPEGVSEAFPTDGARSYYGASKLASEMLAQEYAAASGLEVIINRCGVLAGAGQFGKVDQGVIALWVASHIYDRPLKYIGFGGTGKQVRDLMHPDDLLALVMRQIDMAPSISGEVFNVGGGLPISVSLLELTALCRDRTGNEVPITPVPETAAVDVPVYLTDTARVREATGWSPSRDASTIVDGIATWIEGDIDRLRPIFT
- a CDS encoding NAD-dependent epimerase/dehydratase family protein, with the translated sequence MSLAIVTGSSGLIGSEMSRYLDARGWDVIGIDNDMRAYFFGDEASTQWNADRLKADLSRFRLETLDIRDTDAVMKLFKNLGSSIELVVHCAAQPSHDWAAREPLTDFGVNANGTLNLLEATRLHAPDAVFAFMSTNKVYGDAPNDLPLIETDTRWELDPTNPWAEHGFDEHLRIDQSKHSLFGASKVAADVLCQEYGRYFDMKTGAFRGGCLTGPAHSGAELHGFLAYLVQCTLTGRHYTIFGYKGKQVRDNIHSHDLVSALFAFYEHPRPGAVYNIGGSRFANCSVLEAIALSEELTGCEMNYSLSDENRSGDHIWWISDVRRFQADYPDWQYQYNLRTTVQEIVDATRERMATA